The genomic interval TTAAGCACCATCTTATAAAAAGAAAAGTAGATTTTACAGATTTAACGGATAAGAAAAGAAGAAGTAAAATTACTGCTGTTTTTAAAACGGATAATAATTATAAGAACTTTACTTTAGGGATAATTATTGGTCATTTTTCTTCGGATGAATTTACTTTTTATGCTGATAATGCATCAGAAATTAATAGGAGAATTTTGCAGATTGTTACACAAAGATTAAAGGATAGTATTTTGGAATTAATATAGGTGTTTAATAGTATTAAAAAAACCTAGTTGAAAATAGAGGTATTGGGAGTTATATGTAATTTATGAAAACCGTATAAAATGAATGAATTGAAAATTGAACCATATTATAATCAACCTAATGAAAATTCCTTCTTATACAGATATTTAACAATTGACAAACTATTAGACTTACTATTGAGTGAAAGAATTTCTCTTGTTAGACTTAATCTGTTTGATGATAAATTAGAAGGTAGTTCTTTAAAACATTTGCGCTTAAATCATTTTAGTGAACTCGCTAAAAAAGATATGCAAAAACAAGGTGGAACTTTTGCTAGTATTTCTCTAACGGTTAATCCAACAGAAAGGAATAAACGAAGTCGACAAAGAGAACTTTTTCAAGACACGAACTACGCAAGTTGTTGGTATATTGATAATTATGAGTCTGTTGCAATGTGGCAATTATATTCAAAACCTGATAGTGTCGCTATAAAAATTCCTTATAAGGTTTTAAATAAAGAATTATTGGAGGGGAATTTTGAAATTAATGGTAAATATGAAAAATTAAAATTCGGTGCCATTTCTTATCATAGATTTAAAAATATAGCTAACGTTGAAAAGAATAATATAGAAACTGACATTCAAGGTTTTATTAAAGATTCAAGTTTTGATCACGAAAGAGAATTTCGAATAATGGTTGAAAATAAAGATTCTGAAAAAAAATATTTAGAGAATCGAGGAGTATTGTTAGACGAAGATGTAGATAAATTAAATAATTTTAATGAAATAAAAGTAAAATATTTAAAATTTAATAATTTCAAGAAACTACCTTTTGAAATTATTTATCATCCAGAATGTCAAGAGTGGCATAAAAAAAATATTGAGAAGATAATTAGTCAATTCAATATAAAATTTGAAATTCATGATTCTGAATTAAAGAACACATTTAAGTGAAAACGACTAAACTACAGTGTGTTATGTTTTTTGTTGCTTCGATTTTTCTTCAAAAAAGAGGTTCAGATAACACACGTAATCTCCAAGAACATAAACACATTAGCAATAATTATGAATAAAGCATTATACATAATAACACTGATTCTTTTAGTCAGTTCTTGTAAAAAAGAAAAAAGAACGATTGAGCAAATTGATTTTACAACAGAATATAAATTTTCTAATGAAATAGACGCTAAAGTAGCAAAAGACACTATAGCTTGGAAATATCAAATTTCGGCTTCAGATTTTGCAACAAAAGGAGATTACAAAAATGCTTTAATCCAATGGGATTTGGCAATGGGGACAAAGGATCGAAAATTTACAGAAAATCAAGTAGATTCTATAAATCAAAAATATTCCAAAGTTAAAGCAACTGATTTTATTTTTGAACTTGCAAAGAAAAATCAAGTGATAATTATAAATGAAGCGCATCATAATTCTTATCATCGCGTATTTACAAAATCACTTCTTCAGGGACTATATGATAATGGATATAAAAATTTAGGTTTAGAGGCATTAGGAAATGCAAAATATTTAGATACATTACTTAATAATAGAAAATACCCTATTCTTAAGACAGGTCATTATATTAAAGATCCACAATTTGGGAATTTAGTAAGAGATGCTTTAGAGATTGGATATAATTTATTCGCATATGAAAGTGTAGAGGAGGTAAATGGAAAGCTTAGAGAAATTGAGCAAGCAAAAAATATTGAAAAAGTAATAAATGCGAAGCCGAATGAGAAATTTTTAATTCATTGTGGTTTTGATCATGCTTCAGAAGGAATTCATAGCTATTGGGAGAAAGCGATGGCAGGAAGATTTACAGAATACACAAACATAAATCCTTTAACGATTAATCAAGTGGTTTATAGTGAGAAAAGTAAATGGGAGTTTAATAATCCTTTGTTAAAGGCTTTAAATATAAAAGAATCCTCCGTTTTAATTGATAAAGATAATAATCCGTTTAGATATGAACGTAGAGAAACGTGGACTGATATCGCTATTTTTCATCCGAATACAGAATACATTGATAATAGACCTGGTTGGTTATTTAAAAATGGCAATGAAAATGTTTCAATTGATTTAACAGAGATAAAAATTGAATTTCCTGTGATGGTTTTAGCTTTTAAGAAAGGAGAAAATATAGATGTAGCTGTTCCGGTTGATATAACTGAAATGCATGAAAAAAAGCAAAACTGTAATCTAGGTTTAAAAAAAGGAATTTATGAAATTGTAGTAACAAATGGAAAAGAGTCATTTAAGTTTGAACAAAACGTAAAATAATTAGATTTAACTCGAAGTACAAAAAATACAACTTTCAGAAGCTTAAACACATTAACAATAATTACCAAATGAATTACGCCCTAAAAATAACATCTCTATTATTTATTCTGATATTTATTTCTTGTGGATATCAAAAAACGGAGGAAGATAAACATCCCGAAATTCCAGTTTTCCCAGAGCATACCAACAATAAGATATCTATAAAACAATTCAACACTAATTTAATAGATATTAAGTACAATGAGAAAAATTTATTTGCTAATAATGAAAATGGTTCTTTGATAATTTTAGACAGAAAATTTAATAAAATAAAAGAATTAAACGTCCCTAATAATTACATTAGTAAAGATGGAACTATTTATTTTATGCAACCTAATGAAAAACCTGAGTTAATTGATGTTTATAAAATGTCTATTGAAAATAATTTCAAAAAAGAAAAATTAAAGAATTTAATCATCAATTCTAGAGAACCATTTACAATAAGAGATTCTTTAAATGTAGTTTATAAGCGTAAAATAAACGATAAAGACAATATTAAAATTAAGAGTGATATAGATAGTTTAGTTCACGTTATTTATCAAAAAGAAAATAATTTAACTTCTGATAAATTAAAAAAACTAAAACCAAATCTAGTTTCAATTTATCCATTATCAAATTCAGTAAGTGTTTTAAAATTCAAGGAGAAAGAATTCGCATTATATACAAGATACGATCATACGAGTGAATTTAAAGACGAGTTAGAAAAAACACGCCTTAATGGATTAAAACCTATATGGAATTTAGAAAAAAGTCCAAAATCATTTGATAAAGTTGTTTTAGGGAATTCATTTTCAGGAAATCATTATGTAGGTGGTTATACTTCTTATGGCTACAATTATGTAGCACTTTCATTGCATAACGAAATAACAAAGTTTAAAGCAAAAAATGCAAACAACGGAAATGGTGTAAATATTTTATATGAAAGCAAGGACACAATTATCTTAAAAGATTTTGAAAAAATGTATCATATAACGTTAAAAAAATAACGACTACCAACACTGTTTAAATCTTATTATTGTTTTTATTCATTCAGTAATTTATGCATTCTTTGAAAAAGTGAATTTGAAAACGAGTAAAGTAAAAATTAAAAAACACGAAACACTTCATAAATGAAAAGTCCTATATACTTCCTATTTTTTATAACTTCCTTTCTTGTCTGTCAAACTTCTTTTGGGCAAGAGAACTTCGAAAAAACAAAGATTGTAACCAATGTCTTTAAAGCGCTAAAAAAGCAGAAAGTAAAAATATTTTTAAAGAGTT from Polaribacter sejongensis carries:
- a CDS encoding DUF2971 domain-containing protein translates to MNELKIEPYYNQPNENSFLYRYLTIDKLLDLLLSERISLVRLNLFDDKLEGSSLKHLRLNHFSELAKKDMQKQGGTFASISLTVNPTERNKRSRQRELFQDTNYASCWYIDNYESVAMWQLYSKPDSVAIKIPYKVLNKELLEGNFEINGKYEKLKFGAISYHRFKNIANVEKNNIETDIQGFIKDSSFDHEREFRIMVENKDSEKKYLENRGVLLDEDVDKLNNFNEIKVKYLKFNNFKKLPFEIIYHPECQEWHKKNIEKIISQFNIKFEIHDSELKNTFK
- a CDS encoding glyoxalase gives rise to the protein MNRKERPILTDLVNEGTSEMEKFQNEVLRPVIKMQHSLLISSFKHHLIKRKVDFTDLTDKKRRSKITAVFKTDNNYKNFTLGIIIGHFSSDEFTFYADNASEINRRILQIVTQRLKDSILELI